A region from the Nonlabens sp. YIK11 genome encodes:
- a CDS encoding ABC-F family ATP-binding cassette domain-containing protein, which produces MIAVDQLAVEFSGTTLFSGVTFNVNENDKIALMGKNGAGKSTLMKIIAGVSKPTRGHVRAPKDAVIAYLPQHLLTNDDCTVMEEASKAFSTLLDMKNKLDQLNKELETRTDYESDAYMNIINEVSDLGMKYYAIDEVNIEAEVEKALKGLGFTAADFDRPTSEFSGGWRMRIELAKILLQKPDLILLDEPTNHVDIESVLWLEDFLINKAKAVIVISHDRAFIDAITNRTIEVTMGRIYDYKANYSHYLQLREDRRAHQIKAYEEQQKMIADNRQFIERFKGTYSKTNQVSSRERMLEKLEIIEIDEIDNSSLALRFPPAPRSGDYPITVKDVSKSYGDHVVFNNASFSIARGEKVALVGRNGEGKSTMIKAILGEIEVEGTCQLGHNAQIGYFAQNQAALLDPNLTVFQTVDEVAKGDIRTQIKNILGQFMFSGDAIQKKVGLLSGGEKTRLAMVKLLLEPVNVLILDEPTNHLDIKSKDVLKEALKNFDGTLILVSHDRDFLQGLANKVFEFKEQRVIEHFETIDAFLERNKVETMRELAM; this is translated from the coding sequence ATGATTGCAGTAGATCAACTGGCGGTAGAGTTTTCTGGAACCACACTTTTTAGTGGTGTGACCTTTAATGTCAATGAAAATGACAAAATCGCGCTCATGGGCAAGAATGGTGCGGGAAAATCCACCTTGATGAAGATCATCGCCGGCGTTTCAAAGCCTACTCGTGGCCACGTACGTGCGCCTAAAGATGCCGTGATCGCCTACCTACCGCAACACTTGTTGACTAATGATGACTGCACGGTGATGGAAGAGGCTTCTAAAGCCTTCAGCACCCTTTTAGACATGAAAAACAAGCTGGACCAGCTCAATAAGGAACTGGAAACCCGTACCGATTATGAGAGTGACGCCTATATGAATATTATCAATGAGGTATCAGATCTGGGAATGAAATACTATGCCATTGACGAGGTCAACATCGAGGCCGAAGTGGAAAAGGCACTCAAGGGATTGGGCTTCACCGCTGCAGACTTTGATCGTCCCACCAGCGAGTTTAGCGGTGGCTGGCGCATGCGCATTGAACTGGCAAAAATCCTGTTGCAAAAACCTGACCTCATCCTACTCGATGAACCTACCAACCACGTCGATATTGAATCGGTACTATGGTTGGAAGATTTTCTTATTAATAAAGCCAAAGCCGTGATCGTGATCTCTCACGATCGTGCTTTTATCGATGCGATTACCAACCGTACCATAGAGGTAACCATGGGCCGCATCTATGATTATAAGGCCAATTACAGCCATTATTTGCAACTGCGGGAAGATCGCCGCGCCCACCAGATCAAGGCTTATGAGGAACAGCAAAAAATGATTGCAGACAACCGCCAGTTCATTGAGCGTTTTAAGGGAACATACTCCAAAACCAACCAAGTGAGCTCTCGCGAGCGCATGCTGGAAAAGCTAGAGATCATTGAAATTGACGAGATCGACAACTCTTCACTGGCATTGCGATTCCCACCAGCACCACGATCTGGTGATTATCCCATTACTGTTAAAGATGTGAGCAAATCCTATGGTGACCATGTGGTCTTCAACAACGCTAGTTTTTCTATCGCTCGAGGCGAAAAAGTAGCACTTGTAGGCCGCAATGGAGAAGGAAAGTCCACGATGATCAAAGCCATTTTGGGAGAGATTGAAGTAGAAGGCACGTGCCAGTTGGGTCACAATGCACAAATCGGATATTTCGCTCAAAATCAAGCCGCACTACTCGATCCCAATCTAACGGTGTTTCAAACCGTCGACGAAGTTGCCAAAGGTGATATACGCACACAAATCAAAAATATCCTGGGACAATTCATGTTCTCTGGCGATGCCATCCAGAAGAAAGTAGGTCTGCTCTCTGGCGGTGAAAAAACGCGATTGGCTATGGTAAAACTATTGCTGGAACCTGTGAATGTCTTGATTCTGGATGAACCTACAAACCATCTGGACATCAAAAGCAAGGATGTTTTGAAGGAAGCGCTTAAGAACTTTGACGGTACACTTATCCTGGTCTCTCACGACCGTGATTTTTTACAAGGTCTGGCAAACAAGGTTTTTGAATTCAAGGAACAACGAGTTATTGAACATTTTGAGACGATTGATGCCTTCTTGGAACGCAATAAGGTAGAAACCATGCGCGAATTGGCCATGTAA
- a CDS encoding PAS domain-containing sensor histidine kinase has protein sequence MQEMTGIHPTEELFSHFFNLTQDYLCIAGYDGYFKKVNPAFIDFMGYSEEELMASPIHSFIYEKDQHRTATSRKGLTKGSPLLHFDNRYITKSGEVVWLTWTSIPNADNQLVYAIARNVNHIKKKEEERNAAIANLTQLNKELKRLSFTATHDLKSPVNNLISLFHLLDTSEIKNEDNLLYINLLKESSENLRDILNNYVDTIQKKNTSLHHKEQVCMKQVLQATLDPIKYLIKNTGTTFQIDLDQASTINFNAFCLHSIFLNLISNSIKYARPGVPPVIQITSSNKEDSVQVSVSDNGSGFDLEKASGKIFHLNETFHDATDSKGVGLYLVNDYMKSFDGEIQVNSTVNQGTIFTLTFPNQ, from the coding sequence ATGCAAGAAATGACAGGGATCCACCCAACCGAAGAATTATTTTCTCACTTCTTCAATTTGACACAAGACTATTTGTGTATTGCGGGCTATGATGGCTATTTCAAAAAAGTAAATCCGGCGTTTATTGATTTCATGGGCTATTCTGAAGAAGAATTAATGGCGTCGCCCATTCATTCTTTCATCTATGAAAAAGACCAGCACCGCACGGCCACAAGTAGAAAAGGTCTTACCAAAGGTTCTCCGCTTCTGCATTTTGACAATCGCTACATCACAAAGTCTGGCGAAGTCGTTTGGTTGACCTGGACCTCCATTCCTAATGCAGACAATCAATTGGTATATGCGATCGCTAGAAACGTCAACCATATTAAAAAGAAGGAAGAAGAAAGAAATGCGGCCATTGCAAACTTGACCCAACTCAATAAAGAGCTCAAGCGACTGTCCTTCACCGCGACCCACGATTTAAAATCACCCGTCAACAACTTGATCTCGCTATTTCACCTACTGGATACCAGTGAGATCAAAAATGAAGACAACCTTTTATACATCAACCTTCTTAAGGAGTCGTCAGAAAACCTTCGGGATATTCTCAATAACTATGTAGATACCATCCAGAAAAAAAACACCTCACTACACCATAAGGAACAAGTGTGTATGAAACAGGTGTTACAAGCGACCCTAGACCCTATCAAATATCTCATCAAGAATACGGGCACGACGTTTCAAATTGATTTGGATCAGGCTTCTACCATTAATTTCAACGCCTTCTGTCTGCATAGTATTTTCCTCAACTTGATTTCAAATTCCATCAAGTATGCGCGTCCTGGAGTACCGCCAGTCATTCAGATTACTTCTTCAAATAAAGAAGATTCCGTACAGGTGTCTGTAAGCGACAACGGTTCTGGTTTTGATTTGGAAAAAGCCAGTGGTAAAATATTCCACCTCAACGAGACCTTTCACGATGCGACAGATAGTAAAGGCGTTGGGCTATACTTGGTTAACGACTACATGAAATCCTTTGACGGCGAGATCCAAGTGAACAGTACCGTAAATCAAGGTACCATATTCACACTCACCTTTCCTAACCAGTAG
- a CDS encoding nucleoside deaminase: protein MTAKEERYMKQCLELARASLDAGDEPFGSILVNAEGKVIATERNRVNEVDALFHPEIELARWALQNLSQQEREESTMYTTGEHCPMCAAAHGWSGIGTLVYLASGKQLQQWYTEMGHEPAPIAFLPVQEILKHIEVKTVSTPEMLNEIKEMHWLSFKKSQDS, encoded by the coding sequence ATGACAGCTAAAGAAGAAAGATATATGAAACAGTGTCTGGAACTTGCCAGAGCATCGCTGGATGCTGGAGATGAACCATTCGGTTCCATACTAGTTAATGCCGAAGGAAAAGTGATTGCTACAGAGCGCAATAGGGTCAATGAGGTAGATGCGCTGTTCCATCCAGAAATTGAATTGGCTAGATGGGCGTTACAAAATTTGTCTCAACAAGAGCGCGAGGAATCAACCATGTATACTACTGGAGAACATTGCCCCATGTGTGCCGCTGCCCATGGATGGTCTGGAATAGGAACTTTAGTATATCTAGCTTCTGGAAAGCAATTACAACAATGGTATACGGAAATGGGACATGAGCCTGCGCCCATCGCATTCTTACCCGTACAAGAAATTTTAAAACATATAGAAGTAAAAACCGTCTCCACTCCAGAAATGCTTAACGAAATCAAAGAGATGCATTGGCTTTCCTTCAAAAAATCTCAAGATTCCTAA